The genomic window CTGGCCCGGCTGCTCGGGCAGCGCAGAGCACTCGGCGATCTCGCCGAACACGATGTGCCCGCGAAGATCACGACCTTCTCCGCGGTCGTCACCAAAGACAACGCCGAACAGTATCTAGCGAACGGCTACTGACCGATCGGAGCCAGATGACCTCGACACACCGACCCACACTCGGCATCGGGATGGTCGGCCATGCCTTCATGGGCCGCGCCCATTCGCATGCCTGGCGCAGTGTGGATGCGTTCTTCGACCTGCCGTGGCGGCCGGTACCGGTCGTCCTCGCGGGCCGGGACGTCGGCCGGGCGGCCACCGCCGCCGCCCGGCTCGGCTGGGCGAGCGCCGTCGGCGATTGGAAGGAGTTGCTCGACCGCGACGATGTCGATCTCATCGATATCTGCACACCCGGCGACAGCCACGCCGAAATCGCCATCGCCGCGCTGCGTGCGGGCAAGCATGTGCTGTGCGAGAAGCCGATGGCCAACAGCGTCGCCGAGGCGGAGTCGATGGCCGCCGCGGCTGAGCAGGCCGCTCTGCGCGGGGTGCGGTCGATGGTGGGATTCAGCTACCGGCGGGTGCCCGCGCTGGCCTTGGCGCGAAATCTGGTGGCGCAGGGTCGGATCGGCACCATCCGGCACGTGCGGGCACTGTATCTACAGGACTGGCTCGTCGATCCCGAGGCGCCGCTCACCTGGCGGCTCGATCGGCGGCGCGCCGGGTCGGGCGCGCTCGGCGACATCGGCGCGCACATCATCGACGCCACTCAGTTCGTCACCGGGGAGGCGCTGACCGGGGTGTCGGCACTGCTGGACACGTTCGTCACCGAACGCCCCCGCCCGGACGGGCCGGGCCGTGGCCGGGTCACGGTGGACGACGCCGCGCTGTTCCTCGGTCGGCTCTCCGGTGGCGGACTGGCTTCCTTCGAGGCGACCCGGGTCGCCGCCGGACGCAAGAACGCACTTCGCCTCGAGCTCAACGGAACCAACGGCAGCCTGGCCTTCGACCTGGAGGCGATGAACGAATTGTGGTTCCACGACCACACCGAGGAACCGGAGACCGCCGGTTTCCGCCGCATCCTGGTGACCGAGCCGCAGCACCCCTACTCGGGTGCCTGGTGGCCCGCCGGGCACGGGCTCGGCTACGACCACACCTTCACCAACGAAGTCGCCGATCTGGTCATCGCGATCGCGGCGGGCAAGGACCCGAGCCCCAGCTTTGCCGACGGGCTCGCGGTGCAGCGAGTGCTGGCGGCGGTCGAGGAAAGCGCGGCCGACGCCGGGCGCTGGACCGCCATCGGAGGAGGACGACCATGAGACCGATCACGCTGTTCACCGGCCAGTGGGCCGACCTACCCTTCGAGCAGGTGTGTCGGCTGGCGGCCGACTGGGGCTACGACGGACTCGAAATCGCCTGTTCCGGCGATCATTTCGAGGTGGACAAGGCACTGGCCGACCCCGGTTACGCACCGCTCAAACGGAAGACTCTCGAGCGTTACGGGCTTCAGGTCTTCGCACTGTCCAATCACCTGGTCGGCCAAGCTGTCTGCGATCACCCGATCGACGAACGGCACCGAGCCATTGTGCCGCCACGCATTTGGGGCGACGGCGAGCCGGAAGGCGTGCGGCGGCGGGCCGCGGCCGAAATGGCCGATACGGCACGGGCGGCCGCGCAGCTCGGCGTGCGCACGGTCGTCGGGTTCACCGGATCGAGTATCTGGCACACCGTCGCGATGTTCCCTCCGGTGCCGCAGGAGGCGATCGAACGCGGATACCGAGATTTCGCGGAGCGGTGGAATCCGATCCTCGATGTCTTCGATGCCGAAGGCGTGCGTTTCGCGCATGAGGTGCATCCCAGTGAAATCGCCTACGACTACTGGACCACCGTGCGCGCCCTGGCTGCCGTCGACCACCGGCCTGCCTTCGGATTGAACTGGGACCCTTCCCATTTCATTTGGCAAGACCTGGACCCGGTCGCGTTCATTCTGGACTTCGCCGACCGGATCTATCACGTCGACTGCAAGGACACCAAGGTGCGCTGCGGCGACGGCAGACGCGGGCGACTGTCGTCGCATCTGCCGTGGGCCGATATGCGCCGCGGCTGGGATTTCGTCTCCACCGGGCGTGGGGACGTGCCGTGGGAAGACTGTTTCCGTGCCCTCAATGCCATCGGCTACGCCGGACCGATCTCGATCGAATGGGAAGACGCGGGCATGGACCGGCTCGCCGGGGCGCCCGAAGCGCTCTCCTTCGTCCGCCGCCTCAACGCCATCACCCCACCACCGGCCCCGTTCGACGCCGCCTTCGGAGCCGAACGGTAACGCGTGGCATCCGCCTCATACGCTGCGGACCGGAGGTGGGCCGACGACCTCGAGATCCAGCTCCGCCCGCGCTCGCGCGTAACCCGCTGCCGGGAACTCCATATCCCCGTCCTCGCTGTGCACATGCGCCTCGGTCGGTGTGTTCATGTACTCGAAGAACTTCTCGAACACACCGGTGGTCAGTAGGCCGAGCATCTGGGTGTTGTGGCTGTCGAACGCGAAGCTGTGCACGGTGCCCGCCGGGACATGCAGAAAGTCGCCCTTGGTGAGCAGCAGTTCTGTCCCGTTCGCGTGCAACAGGATTCGACCCTCTAGACAGATGAAGTTCTCCGTGTGTTCGCGGTGGAAGTGCCGCGGGATGTAGGGGCTTTTGCCGCCGATGGTGTGCATCGCGAAGTAGGTTCCACCGGTGTTGGCGGACCGCGCCAGATAGGTGTTGAGCTGGCCCATGCTCGCCCACCGGTCGCCTTCGCCCACCTCGAGGACAAAAGGCGATTCGCCGTCTGGCAGCGACGTTCCGGTCAACGGCGGCAGGTGATGCTTCGCCAGATCGTGGATTCGTACGCCGAATTGGGCGGCGAGTTCCGATTGCTGTCCAGCGGATACCGGCCGGTCCGCGGTCACGTCGAAGACGTGCGACGCGGTCTCGCGACCGGTGGCTTGCGCCCACCGGTGCCCGTCGCCCACGGTGAGCCAACTCAGGAACCGGGTGCGGTGCGCGAGCATGCGATAGGCGTACGGCACGCCGGGCGGAACGGTGACGGAAGAGCCCGGGATGAGGACGTGCGTTTCACCCGGCAGCCACACTTGCAGCTGTCCATCGGTGACGTACAGGAACCGGTGCTCCTGCGCATGCGACAGGAATGGTGTTTCGATTCCCTTGCCGCCGTACACATATGCGGCGCCGAACTGCCCACCGGTGTCCTCCGGCCGGGCGATGACCGTGATCAGCTGCCCGCCGAGTTCGTGACGTTCACCTGCACCGGCAGCCAGGTAGTACGGGACGCACCGGCCCGGGAGAGTGTCGACGCTCGGGGCAAGCGTCTGAACTTCATCGATAGTAGGAATGTCGAAGACGGTCGAAGCCGTGTCCAAGGAAGAACTCCTCCGAACGCAGTACCCGGGCCCGGGTCACCGCATACGCGGTTGTAAAGCCTCTCGCAGGTCCTGCCTGATCCGGATGGTAGCAGGACGAACCGGTCGGCTGGGCAATCGCACCACCGATGGTTGCGGACGTCGTCGGGGGGTACTTCCTCGGCACTACAGGAGGTTTCATCATGATGGCCATAGCTGCCGCTGTCGCGTTCGGGCTCGCGTTGCTGTTCGATCTGATCAATGCCAGCCTCGGCGACCACATCACCGAAGGCACGCTCGTCACCCTCGGCCTGCTGCTCGTCGCCCTGCACCTAGCCGGTGTCGGCACCAGCCGCTCAATTAACTGGCGCCGCCGCCGGTAAAGAACCGACTACGGACCTGGCCCCTTGCGCGCTGCTGCGGTGGGCCGCGCAGCTGATGGGCGTGCCGGCACTGCGCGTGCATCACTCGGTGGCAGCGATCAATGCGCGCAGCGCGGCGATTTCCGCATCCAACGCCGCGCGCCCGGCGTCGGTGATGGTCAGCCAGGTTCTGGGTCGCCCTTGACCGGTGTTGCGAGTGCTGACGATCAGTCCGGCGTCTTCGAGCACTTTCAGATGCCGGTTGAGGTTGCCGTCGGTGAGGTGCAAGGTATCTCGCAGCGCACCGAACTCCATCGAAACACCGGTGCGCAGCAGTGCGAGGATGCCGAGGCGACTGCGTTGATGCACGGTGTCGTCGAGCCCTACGGCGGGGTGCACGTCAGTCATGACGCACGCGCGGGATCTGCGCGAACCAACTCGACGAAGACAGCCAACGCGGCCGTCACACCTACGGCAAGGGCCACCACGGAATAGCCGTCTTCCGGATCGGCGATGGCAACGATGACGGGCGTCGCGACGCAGACAATCGCTACCGCGGCCGTTGTCATCGAACGCCAGGCCGCGGCGAACACCGCCAATCCCGTGCCGACTATCAGCCACGGAATCGCCGAGGCCCATTCGCCCCGGTAGAGCCAACTCGCCCCGAGGGTGGCCGCCAACATCACCATGCCGGTCAGAAAGGCCAGCCCGCCACGGCTTTCCGGTGCCTGCACCCGTCGGCTGACGAAGAACCACGCGCAGGCGACCGCCGTCAGCGGGGACACCATCGTGTAATACAGCGACACACCATTGCCGGAGTCGAGCAAGTTCACCACCGGTACCGATGCCAGCACTTCGACGGCGACACACAACAGCGGAAACCACACGGGCGAACCCAACTTCCAGCCCTGTGCGGTCCATTTCTCGATATCGCCGACGAGCTGACGGGCACCCTCGACATCCGGTTGACTTTGCGATGCAGAGTTCATAAATCAACTTTGCGCCGCAAAGCTATGGCTGTCAAGCTCAACCGCTTCGACGGCTAGCCGTGACGATGGTGGGTTCCGGCGGGGTCCAGCGGCCGGTGCGCGACGCGGCCGACGCGAAGCCGAAGTCGTGCTTGAGTTCTTCCGGGATGGCGTACTGCATGACGCGACCACGGGTGAGCGAGCTGAGCTCGAACCAGGTGGTGAGG from Nocardia iowensis includes these protein-coding regions:
- a CDS encoding Gfo/Idh/MocA family protein; this encodes MTSTHRPTLGIGMVGHAFMGRAHSHAWRSVDAFFDLPWRPVPVVLAGRDVGRAATAAARLGWASAVGDWKELLDRDDVDLIDICTPGDSHAEIAIAALRAGKHVLCEKPMANSVAEAESMAAAAEQAALRGVRSMVGFSYRRVPALALARNLVAQGRIGTIRHVRALYLQDWLVDPEAPLTWRLDRRRAGSGALGDIGAHIIDATQFVTGEALTGVSALLDTFVTERPRPDGPGRGRVTVDDAALFLGRLSGGGLASFEATRVAAGRKNALRLELNGTNGSLAFDLEAMNELWFHDHTEEPETAGFRRILVTEPQHPYSGAWWPAGHGLGYDHTFTNEVADLVIAIAAGKDPSPSFADGLAVQRVLAAVEESAADAGRWTAIGGGRP
- a CDS encoding sugar phosphate isomerase/epimerase family protein, with the protein product MRPITLFTGQWADLPFEQVCRLAADWGYDGLEIACSGDHFEVDKALADPGYAPLKRKTLERYGLQVFALSNHLVGQAVCDHPIDERHRAIVPPRIWGDGEPEGVRRRAAAEMADTARAAAQLGVRTVVGFTGSSIWHTVAMFPPVPQEAIERGYRDFAERWNPILDVFDAEGVRFAHEVHPSEIAYDYWTTVRALAAVDHRPAFGLNWDPSHFIWQDLDPVAFILDFADRIYHVDCKDTKVRCGDGRRGRLSSHLPWADMRRGWDFVSTGRGDVPWEDCFRALNAIGYAGPISIEWEDAGMDRLAGAPEALSFVRRLNAITPPPAPFDAAFGAER
- a CDS encoding transcriptional regulator, yielding MTDVHPAVGLDDTVHQRSRLGILALLRTGVSMEFGALRDTLHLTDGNLNRHLKVLEDAGLIVSTRNTGQGRPRTWLTITDAGRAALDAEIAALRALIAATE
- a CDS encoding quercetin 2,3-dioxygenase, with the protein product MDTASTVFDIPTIDEVQTLAPSVDTLPGRCVPYYLAAGAGERHELGGQLITVIARPEDTGGQFGAAYVYGGKGIETPFLSHAQEHRFLYVTDGQLQVWLPGETHVLIPGSSVTVPPGVPYAYRMLAHRTRFLSWLTVGDGHRWAQATGRETASHVFDVTADRPVSAGQQSELAAQFGVRIHDLAKHHLPPLTGTSLPDGESPFVLEVGEGDRWASMGQLNTYLARSANTGGTYFAMHTIGGKSPYIPRHFHREHTENFICLEGRILLHANGTELLLTKGDFLHVPAGTVHSFAFDSHNTQMLGLLTTGVFEKFFEYMNTPTEAHVHSEDGDMEFPAAGYARARAELDLEVVGPPPVRSV